In Saccharomyces cerevisiae S288C chromosome XV, complete sequence, the following proteins share a genomic window:
- the BIL1 gene encoding Bil1p (Protein that binds Bud6p and has a role in actin cable assembly; involved in the Bnr1p-dependent pathway of cable assembly; localizes to bud tip and bud neck): protein MSTEKLEASEEPQAPLANTSETNSIKGDTENIVTVFDLANEIEKSLKDVQRQMKENDDEFSRSIQAIEDKLNKMSR, encoded by the coding sequence ATGAGTACTGAAAAACTGGAAGCTTCGGAGGAACCACAGGCTCCCTTGGCCAATACATCTGAGACTAACTCAATAAAGGGAGATACAGAAAATATTGTAACCGTGTTTGACCTGGCAAatgaaatagaaaaatcaCTAAAGGATGTTCAGAGGCAAATGaaggaaaatgatgatgagtTTTCACGCAGTATACAAGCAATTGAAGACAAGCTTAACAAAATGAGTCGGTGA
- the RRG7 gene encoding Rrg7p (hypothetical protein; green fluorescent protein (GFP)-fusion protein localizes to the mitochondrion; deletion confers sensitivity to 4-(N-(S-glutathionylacetyl)amino) phenylarsenoxide (GSAO); YOR305W is not an essential gene) produces MIKNYLGRRWLNNPAIQAYVKQNAAVAHSTVFQGNLYEYTVMRELSEKLRMTKLRKTGGAHDGGVDIKGSWPVDDIYWKISSLMPNLEMASNIKRTNSQNGFVLKPLKYRIIDHTFEPLKVLVQCKAFTKSKLSPREFRELVGTFTSLVSHSQRNKTVCIMCSPHMLTKDTLNLINNITLPLIYLRVEMLKEKTDGHFDLINSGKLINYYENSYASTLMQDCKISEWLKLKLYKNSDFNSEK; encoded by the coding sequence ATGATAAAAAACTATTTGGGACGAAGATGGCTCAATAATCCTGCAATTCAAGCATATGTGAAACAAAATGCTGCTGTCGCCCATTCTACGGTGTTTCAAGGAAATCTTTATGAATATACGGTGATGAGGGAGTTATCTGAGAAACTACGAATGACAAAGTTGAGAAAAACCGGTGGCGCCCATGATGGTGGCGTAGACATAAAGGGAAGCTGGCCAGTAGATGATAtttattggaaaatttcatcGTTAATGcccaatttggaaatgGCTAGTAACATAAAAAGAACGAACTCGCAAAATGGCTTCGTATTGAAACCTTTAAAGTATAGGATAATCGACCATACTTTTGAACCATTGAAAGTACTAGTCCAATGTAAGGCTTTCACTAAATCAAAATTATCTCCTAGAGAATTCCGTGAGTTAGTAGGAACATTCACCTCACTAGTATCACATAGTCAACGCAACAAAACAGTATGCATTATGTGTTCCCCTCATATGTTAACAAAAGATACCTTAAATCTTATCAATAACATCACGCTTCCTCTGATATATTTACGTGTTGAGATGCTGAAAGAGAAGACTGACGGGCACTTTGACTTAATCAATTCAGGAAAACTAATTAATTATTACGAGAATTCATACGCCTCTACGTTAATGCAAGATTGCAAGATTTCTGAATGGCTGAAGTTGAAGTTGTACAAAAATAGTGACTTTAATTcggaaaaataa